In a single window of the Nicotiana tomentosiformis chromosome 8, ASM39032v3, whole genome shotgun sequence genome:
- the LOC104101675 gene encoding serine/threonine-protein kinase WNK8-like, translated as MISGAGIGIGNGDPLGCCTNNKGGSNGWTNEAHYLQNDYVEKDPNGRYVRYNEVLGKGAFKTVYKAFDLLEGTEVAWSRVKIDDVLLSPESLGKLYSEVHLLRQLKHENIMKLYDSWIDDKKRTVNMITELFTSGNLRRYRKKYQSVDMKAIKNWGRQVLQGLDYLHSQNPPIIHRDLKCDNIFVNGNHGEIKIGDLGLATIMEQRTAKSVIGTPEFMAPELYEEEYNELVDIYSFGMCMLEMVTFEYPYSECKNPAQIYKKVSSGIKPASLGKVTDSEVKGFIEKCLVVASERLSAKELLKDPFLQCENLKESVHNPFQLPKQCPKSLSLSKPLPHSMDVDSEYNQSMCTDSNCGSPRVPVLEFQRCHQNNEFKLMGKKNDDNSISLTFRIRDPAGSIRNIHFIFYLDTDTAPLVAAEMVEQLQLADHDVAFIADFIDYLIMKIFPAWNPSSGDHSSGGRSPSKQLRESCLTDLTGCSNKSIGHQDVISDFNVETHVIARTNEGDMYVNSDGTSHHVTFDSPTHLVPVDDEKSQGSVVSKITTANADIRNENSFGCFDDHVNDGVSKSCSTSISEMDFRYLFHDECTMQENDDDTLNEYGKDSELTYIDIDRISRGMSLSSSSFSSLVDKDEDTELKLELKAIELQYQEWFQELSRMKEEELETCTKRWTTKKKLAEGHGFKPRKQSIAEMQGTAAYIKPFALSGSLVHRTALLAMRNFIT; from the exons TATAATGAAGTATTGGGCAAGGGAGCATTCAAGACTGT CTATAAGGCATTTGACTTACTTGAGGGAACTGAAGTTGCATGGAGCCGAGTGAAAATCGATGATGTGTTGCTGTCACCAGAAAGTTTGGGAAAATTATATTCAGAGGTTCATCTTCTGAGACAGTTGAAACATGAAAATATAATGAAGTTATATGATTCATGGATTGATGACAAGAAGAGGACAGTTAACATGATCACCGAGCTCTTCACATCCGGGAACTTGAGACG ATACCGTAAGAAGTATCAAAGTGTCGATATGAAGGCTATAAAGAATTGGGGAAGGCAGGTTCTCCAAGGTTTGGACTATCTCCATAGTCAGAACCCGCCTATAATTCACAGGGACTTGAAATGTGACAATATTTTTGTCAATGGAAATCATGGGGAAATCAAGATTGGGGACCTTGGACTGGCGACGATTATGGAGCAGCGTACTGCCAAGAGTGTTATTG GGACCCCCGAATTTATGGCCCCAGAGCTCTACGAAGAAGAGTATAATGAACTAGTGGATATATATTCCTTCGGAATGTGTATGCTGGAAATGGTAACTTTTGAGTACCCTTACAGCGAGTGCAAGAATCCTGCTCAAATTTACAAGAAAGTTAGCTCA GGCATTAAACCTGCTTCCCTCGGCAAGGTTACTGATTCTGAAGTCAAAGGATTCATCGAAAAATGTTTGGTTGTAGCATCCGAGAGGTTGTCAGCCAAGGAACTCCTGAAAGACCCGTTTCTTCAATGTGAAAACTTGAAGGAGTCGGTCCATAATCCATTTCAGTTACCTAAACAATGTCCTAAATCTTTGAGTTTGTCGAAACCTTTGCCACATTCCATGGATGTGGATTCAGAGTATAACCAATCTATGTGTACAGACTCTAATTGTGGAAGTCCTCGTGTTCCGGTTTTGGAATTCCAGAGATGTCATCAGAACAATGAATTTAAATTAATGGGGAAGAAGAATGACGATAACTCAATTTCATTGACCTTTCGAATCAGAGATCCTGCTG GTAGTATAAGAAATATACACTTCATTTTCTATCTTGATACAGACACTGCACCTTTAGTTGCGGCAGAGATGGTTGAACAACTGCAGCTAGCTGATCATGACGTAGCTTTTATTGCTGACTTTATTGATTACCTAATAATGAAGATATTTCCAGCTTGGAATCCTTCCTCTGGAGACCATTCTAGCGGAGGGAGAAGTCCAAGCAAACAACTGCGAGAAAGTTGCCTAACAGACTTGACCGGTTGCTCGAACAAGTCCATAGGTCACCAAGATGTTATTTCTGACTTCAATGTGGAAACTCATGTAATTGCTCGAACTAATGAAGGTGATATGTATGTGAATTCAGATGGCACTTCTCATCATGTTACATTTGATTCGCCAACGCATTTGGTGCCCGTTGATGATGAAAAGTCTCAAGGATCAGTTGTTTCTAAGATTACGACTGCAAATGCTGATATTAGGAATGAGAATTCGTTTGGATGCTTCGACGATCATGTTAATGATGGAGTTTCTAAAAGTTGTAGTACAAGCATCTCGGAGATGGATTTCAGGTACTTGTTCCACGACGAATGCACAATGCAGGAAAACGATGATGATACATTAAATGAATATGGGAAGGATTCAGAGCTGACTTATATAGATATCGACAGAATTTCTAGAGGCATGAGCTTGTCGAGTAGTTCTTTTTCCTCCTTGGTTGACAAAGATGAGGATACAGAGCTAAAATTGGAGCTCAAAGCAATTGAATTGCAGTATCAGGAGTGGTTTCAAGAACTCTCAAGAATGAAGGAAGAGGAACTAGAAACTTGCACGAAGCGATGGACGACTAAGAAAAAGTTGGCAG aaggtcacgggttcaagccgcgGAAACAGTCtattgcagaaatgcagggtacgGCTGCATATATTAAACCCTTTGCGCTTAGCGGGAGtttagtgcaccggactgcccttCTTGCTATGCGTAACTTTATAACTTGA